The Bacteroidota bacterium genome window below encodes:
- a CDS encoding tetratricopeptide repeat protein, with protein sequence MRKVFLLLFILFYGITFSQNDKSEAQNKFAEAIKLVDAGKYSEGLKLFEEVQKLDPSSSAPQYEIALIYYKQKKYEKVIELLEKIKNKSDAEDRYFSLLGNAYDLTDDRDKAFEIYEAGIKKFPKSGPLYLELGVTNMMEKEYDKALQYFEKGIEVAPMHPSNYYWASMLWSTTPNSVWSLIYGEIFLNLERNSNRTEQISKLMFEVYKKGYTFEGNSIKTSFASGNIYVSKDEIGKSMIDKLLTTYSALSIFDAGMALAAAGEKKIDINSLNRIRKKFLDTYFEKKDNEKFPNVVFDYQKKVKEAGYLDEYNYWILLDGDKANESEWQSKNEERWDSFLKWFDKNSIEINESNKFVRTKINK encoded by the coding sequence ATGAGAAAAGTTTTTCTTCTTTTATTTATATTATTTTATGGAATTACATTTTCACAAAACGATAAATCCGAAGCACAGAATAAATTTGCTGAAGCTATAAAATTAGTTGATGCGGGAAAGTACAGTGAAGGATTAAAACTCTTTGAAGAAGTTCAGAAGCTTGACCCTTCCAGCAGCGCTCCGCAGTATGAAATAGCGCTGATTTATTACAAACAAAAAAAATATGAAAAGGTTATAGAGTTACTGGAAAAAATTAAGAATAAATCCGATGCTGAAGACAGATATTTTTCATTACTTGGAAATGCATATGATCTGACAGACGACAGGGACAAGGCATTTGAAATATACGAAGCAGGTATTAAGAAATTCCCGAAGTCAGGTCCTCTGTATCTTGAACTTGGAGTGACAAATATGATGGAGAAGGAGTATGATAAAGCACTTCAATATTTTGAAAAAGGAATTGAAGTAGCGCCAATGCACCCTTCCAATTATTACTGGGCATCAATGCTTTGGTCTACAACTCCAAATTCAGTTTGGAGTCTGATTTACGGTGAAATTTTTCTGAATCTTGAAAGGAATTCAAACCGTACAGAGCAGATCAGCAAACTTATGTTTGAAGTTTATAAAAAGGGATATACTTTTGAAGGCAACAGCATCAAAACAAGTTTTGCCAGCGGTAATATATATGTCAGCAAAGATGAAATAGGCAAAAGCATGATTGATAAATTATTAACAACATATTCGGCGCTTTCCATATTTGATGCTGGAATGGCATTAGCTGCTGCAGGTGAAAAAAAGATAGATATAAATTCACTTAACAGAATCCGCAAAAAATTTTTAGACACATATTTTGAAAAAAAGGATAACGAAAAATTTCCGAATGTAGTTTTTGACTATCAGAAAAAAGTAAAAGAAGCAGGTTACCTGGATGAATACAATTACTGGATTTTACTTGATGGTGATAAAGCAAATGAATCGGAATGGCAAAGTAAAAATGAAGAAAGATGGGATTCCTTTCTAAAATGGTTTGATAAAAATTCAATAGAAATTAATGAATCAAATAAATTTGTAAGGACAAAAATTAATAAATGA
- a CDS encoding glycine zipper family protein, translated as MKLITFLLLVLSLNKCFGQGDTIVFNTGKIFSIAYLDRDKNGISLTEYSSYNSVFIDTLSKNFLTIERKYNDLNNPLRNTKVEKIPLRNIKSLGYVVGNHGPIGALIGAGSGAVAGFIITALSINSNTGENNDKTNPKGIGIVSGLFFGTFLGFWIGVNNERYEDFDLMKYNNDIGKKYNEIIKIIQTGIKHYKLD; from the coding sequence ATGAAACTTATCACATTTTTATTACTTGTATTATCTTTGAATAAATGTTTTGGGCAGGGAGATACAATAGTTTTCAACACAGGAAAAATATTTTCAATCGCATATCTGGACAGAGATAAGAACGGAATTTCTCTGACTGAATACTCCAGTTATAACTCAGTATTTATTGATACTCTTTCAAAAAATTTTCTGACAATTGAAAGAAAATACAATGACCTTAACAATCCGCTAAGAAATACAAAAGTAGAAAAAATTCCTCTGAGAAATATTAAGTCTCTCGGATATGTAGTCGGAAACCACGGGCCGATAGGAGCACTTATCGGAGCAGGTTCAGGGGCAGTTGCAGGATTTATTATCACTGCGTTATCTATTAATTCAAACACCGGGGAAAATAATGACAAGACTAATCCGAAGGGAATTGGAATTGTTTCAGGGTTATTCTTCGGCACTTTTCTGGGATTCTGGATTGGAGTAAATAATGAACGTTATGAAGACTTTGACTTAATGAAATACAACAATGATATCGGAAAGAAATACAACGAAATTATAAAAATTATACAAACCGGAATAAAACATTATAAATTAGACTAA